The Anguilla anguilla isolate fAngAng1 chromosome 4, fAngAng1.pri, whole genome shotgun sequence genome has a window encoding:
- the mfsd14a1 gene encoding MFSD14 family MFS transporter, whose amino-acid sequence MTGEKKKKKRLNRSILLAKKIIIKDGGSPQGIGEPSVYHAVVVIFLEFFAWGLLTTPMLTVLHQTFPQHTFLMNGLIHGVKGLLSFLSAPLIGALSDVWGRKSFLLLTVFFTCAPIPLMRISPWWYFAVISMSGVFAVTFSVIFAYVADITQEHERSTAYGLVSATFAASLVTSPAIGAYLSRAYGDTLVVILATAIALLDICFILVAVPESLPEKMRPASWGAPISWEQADPFASLRKVGQDSTVLLICITVFLSYLPEAGQYSSFFLYLRQVIGFTSETVAAFIAVVGILSILAQTVVLGILMRSIGNKNTILLGLGFQILQLAWYGFGSQPWMMWAAGAVAAMSSITFPAISAIVSRNADPDQQGVVQGMITGIRGLCNGLGPALYGFVFYLFHVELNEMDAVESPDKDSKPNMANPTDESAIIPGPPFLFGACSVLLSLLVALFIPEHSGLNVRSGGYKKHSNGAQSHCPQTGGAEGKEPLLEDSNV is encoded by the exons AtgactggagaaaaaaagaagaaaaagcgGCTGAACCGCAGCATTCTTTTGGCGaagaaaattataataaaagaTGGAGGCAGT CCCCAGGGGATCGGCGAGCCCAGCGTGTATCACGCGGTGGTGGTCATCTTCCTGGAGTTCTTCGCCTGGGGGTTGCTCACCACGCCGATGCTCACG GTTTTACATCAGACTTTTCCCCAGCACACGTTCCTGATGAATGGGCTTATTCACGGGGTCAAG GGTCTGCTGTCCTTCCTGAGCGCCCCTCTGATCGGGGCCCTGTCGGATGTCTGGGGCCGCAAGTCCTTCCTGCTCCTGACCGTCTTCTTCACCTGCGCCCCCATCCCCCTCATGCGGATCAGCCCCTG GTGGTACTTTGCCGTCATCTCCATGTCGGGCGTCTTTGCCGTCACCTTCTCGGTGATCTTCGCCTACGTGGCGGACATCACGCAGGAGCACGAGCGGAGCACGGCCTACGGTCTG gtGTCGGCGACCTTCGCGGCCAGCCTGGTGACGAGCCCGGCGATCGGGGCGTACCTGTCGCGGGCGTACGGCGACACGCTGGTGGTGATCCTGGCCACGGCCATCGCGCTGCTGGACATCTGTTTCATCCTGGTGGCGGTTCCCGAGTCGCTGCCGGAGAAGATGAGGCCGGCGTCCTGGGGCGCCCCCATCTCCTGGGAGCAGGCCGACCCCTTCGCT TCGCTGCGCAAAGTGGGCCAGGACTCCACGGTCCTGCTCATCTGCATCACCGTCTTTCTGTCCTACCTTCCGGAGGCCGGCCAGTACTCCAGCTTCTTCCTGTATCTCAGACAG GTCATTGGCTTCACCTCGGAAACGGTGGCGGCGTTCATCGCGGTGGTTGGGATCTTGTCCATCTTGGCGCAG ACCGTGGTGCTGGGGATACTGATGCGCTCCATTGGGAACAAGAACACCATCCTGCTGGGCCTGGGCTTCCAGATCCTGCAGCTGGCCTGGTACGGCTTCGGGTCACAGCCCTG GATGATGTGGGCAGCAGGTGCCGTGGCTGCCATGTCCAGCATAACGTTTCCGGCCATCAGCGCCATCGTGTCCCGCAACGCCGACCCTGACCAGCAGG GGGTGGTGCAGGGCATGATCACAGGGATCCGGGGCCTGTGTAATGGGCTGGGCCCAGCGCTCTACGGGTTTGTCTTCTACCTGTTCCACGTGGAGCTGAACGAGATGGACGCCGTGGAGAGCCCCGACAAGGACAGCAAGCCCAACATGGCGAACCCTACTGACGAG AGCGCCATCATCCCTGGGCCGCCCTTCCTGTTCGgagcgtgctcagtgctgctctccCTGCTGGTGGCCCTCTTCATCCCAGAGCACAGCGGCCTCAACGTCCGCTCGGGCGGCTACAAGAAGCACAGCAACGGAGCGCAGAGCCACTGCCCCCAGACAGGGGGCGCCGAGGGCAAGGAGCCGCTCCTGGAGGACAGCAACGTATAG
- the use1 gene encoding vesicle transport protein USE1, whose amino-acid sequence MATSRLEINFIRLLSRCESIASEKRGETEWRLEKYVGALEEMLVALKKSSSKPTPEILTDYSRKVDFLKGLLEAEKLTSPTEKALANQFLAPGRTPTIANERMPASKTVHMQTKARCTGEMRNELMGNGSSSTDGKETDLRQRRGLPVDEKQSAAELDAVLQHHHNLQEKLAEDMLSLARNLKNNTLAAQSIIKQDNQTLKQSMRHADLNFEKLKTESERLEQHTKKSVNWFLWLMLILVCFTFISMILFIRIFPRLR is encoded by the exons ATGGCGACTTCTAGgctagaaattaattttattagaTTATTGTCCCGGTGCGAATCTATCGCATCGGAGAAACGGGGGGAAACTGAATGGAGACTAGAAAAG TATGTTGGTGCACTTGAAGAGATGCTGGTGGCTTTGAAGAAGAGCTCTAG TAAACCTACCCCAGAGATATTGACAGACTACAGTCGAAAAGTGGATTTTCTTAAAGGACTTTTAGAAGCTGAGAAACTG ACATCCCCAACCGAGAAAGCTCTTGCCAATCAGTTCTTGGCCCCTGGTCGAACGCCCACCATAGCCAATGAGAGGATGCCAGCCAGCAAGACGGTGCACATGCAGACGAAAGCACGCTGCACCGGGGAGATGAGAAACGAGCTGATGGGAAAT GGGTCGTCAAGCACAG ACGGTAAAGAAACAGACTTACGACAGAGAAG GGGCCTGCCGGTGGACGAGAAGCAGTCGGCCGCGGAGCTGGACGCCGTGCTCCAGCACCACCACAACCTCCAGGAGAAGCTGGCCGAGGACATGCTCAGCCTGGCTCGCAACCTGAAGAACAACACACTGGCCGCCCAGAGCATCATCAAGCAGGACAACCAG aCCCTGAAGCAGTCGATGAGGCACGCCGACCTGAACTTCGAGAAGCTAAAGACCGAGTCGGAGCGCCTGGAGCAGCACACCAAGAAGTCCGTCAACTGGTTCCTCTGGCTCATGCTCATCCTGGTCTGCTTCACCTTCATCAGCATGATCCTCTTCATCAGGATCTTCCCCAGGCTCAGATGA